One region of Pogona vitticeps strain Pit_001003342236 chromosome 1, PviZW2.1, whole genome shotgun sequence genomic DNA includes:
- the VASH1 gene encoding tubulinyl-Tyr carboxypeptidase 1, whose product MPGGKADAGGNAAAVPRRSEAKEGVAQREEEQEEDGDEDLRDGGVPFFVNRGGLPIDEATWERMWKHVSKIHPEGERVALRIRGVADLPKIPIPSVPTVQPSTLVPERLEAIQRYIRELQYNHTGTQFFEIKKSRPLTGLMDLAKEMTKEALPIKCLEAVILGIYLTNNMPTLERFPISFKTYFSGNYFRHIVLGVNFGGRYGALGISRREDLMYKAPTFRTLSELIFDYEEAYRRCWHTLKKVKLGQYVSHDPHSVEQIEWKHSILDVEKLGREDLRKELERHSRDMRLKISKGTGPPSPTKDRKKDVSSPQRSQSSPHRRNSRTERRSSGEKKPTEPKAMPDLNGYQIRV is encoded by the exons ATGCCAGGTGGCAAAGCGGATGCTGGCGGCAATGCTGCCGCCGTCCCACGGAGGTCTGAGGCCAAGGAAGGGGTGGCACAAAGAGAGGAGGAACAGGAAGAAGATGGAGATGAAGATCTCCGAGATGGGGGCGTCCCTTTCTTTGTAAACCGGGGAGGGCTTCCCATCGATGAAGCCACTTGGGAAAGGATGTGGAAGCATGTGTCCAAGATCCACCCAGAGGGCGAAAGAGTGGCGCTGAGAATCCGGGGAGTTGCTGACCTACCCAAG ATTCCTATACCAAGTGTGCCTACTGTCCAGCCGTCTACTCTTGTCCCTGAACGCCTGGAAGCTATACAGCGCTATATCAGGGAACTTCA GTACAATCATACTGGGACACAgttctttgaaatcaagaaaaGCAGGCCTTTGACTGG GCTGATGGATCTGGCCAAAGAAATGACAAAAGAGGCCCTACCAATCAAGTGTCTGGAGGCTGTGATCCTCGGAAT TTACCTCACCAACAACATGCCAACACTGGAGCGGTTCCCCATCAGCTTCAAAACCTACTTCTCAGGGAACTACTTCCGCCATATTGTGCTGGGAGTGAACTTTGGGGGCCGCTATGGTGCACTGGGCATTAGTCGGCGTGAGGATCTCATGTACAAGGCACCCACTTTCCGCACACTGAGTGAATTGATCTTTGACTATGAGGAGGCGTACCGGCGCTGCTGGCATACCCTTAAAAAGGTGAAGCTTGGGCAGTATGTTTCCCACGATCCACACAGTGTGGAGCAAATTGAATGGAAACACTCCATCTTGGATGTGGAGAAGCTGGGCCGAGAGGACCTTCGCAAGGAGCTTGAAAGACACTCCCGTGACATGAGACTTAAG atcagcaaaGGAACAGGGCCACCATCACCCACCAAGGATAGGAAGAAGGATGTATCGTCTCCACAGCGAAGTCAGTCGAGTCCACATCGTCGCAACAGCCGGACAGAGAGGCG GTCATCAGGGGAGAAGAAACCTACAGAGCCCAAAGCCATGCCAGATCTTAATGGTTACCAAATCAGAGTGTAA